The genomic DNA ATCCGTGCCAATGACGTGGGTCGCGACCTGGGCGGTCATCACGACGAGCGGGATCGAGTCCATGTAGGCGTTCGCGATGCCCGTGACGGTGTTGGTGGCACCCGGGCCGCTCGTGGTGAGCGCGACGCCCACCTTGCCGGTGACGCGAGCGTAGCCGTCCGCGGCGTGCACGGCGGCTTGCTCATGTCGGGGAAGCACCGTGTGGATCTGCTTGGAGTCGTACAGTGCGTCGAAGATCGGCAGCGCGACTCCGCCGGGATAGCCCATGACGACTTCGACGCCCTCTGCCTCCAACGAGCGCACAAGCGCTTCGGCTCCGGTCATTCTCTCACTCATGAAACCACCGCCCCTTTGTCCGCGCTCGAGACGAACCGTGCGTAGCGCGCCATGTAGCCGGTTGTGATGCGCGGTTCGTGAGCCGTCCACGCCTCACGGCGTGCGGCGAGTTCCGCGTCCGAGACTTCAAGCTGGATAGTCCCGGCGTCGATGTCGATCGATACACGGTCGCCTTCGTGCACGAGCGCGATCGGCCCGCCGCTCGCGGCCTCCGGGCTGATGTGTCCGATCGAGGCGCCGCTCGTGGCGCCGCTGAAGCGCCCGTCGGTGATGAGCGCGACCGCATTGCCAAGGCCGATGCCCTTGATGGCGCTCGTCGGCGTGAGCATCTCCGGCATACCGGGGCCGCCCTTCGGGCCTTCGTAGCGGATCACGACGACGTCGCCCGCTTCGATCTTCCCGCCAAGGATTGCCGTCACCGCATCGTCCTCGCAGTCGAACACCCGCGCTGGTCCGCCGTGCTGGCGCATCTCTGCCGACACCGCGGAGCGCTTCACGACCGCGCCATCGGGCGCCAGGTTGCCGCGCAGCACGGCGAGACCGCCGATGGCCGCATAGGCATCGGCCACAGGACGCACCATTGCAGTGTCGGTGTTTCGCGCACCGTCAGCGATCTCGCCCATGGTGCGGCCATCGACGGTCAGCGCTTCGCGCTTGACCAGCCCGGCCGCGTCGAGCTCGTGCATGATCGCGGGGATACCGCCCGCGGCGTAGAGGTCCTGCATGTGGTAGTCGGATGACGGCGAGACACGCACCAGATTGGGTGTAACATCGCTTATCGCGGCCCAATCATCGAGGGTGATGTCCGCGCCAGCCTCGTGGGCGATGGCGATCAGGTGCAGCACCGTGTTTGTGGAGCCGCCGAAGGCCATGTCGAGCGTCATCGCGTTGCGGATGGCGTCGGGCGTCATGATCTGCCGCGCGGTCACCCCGGCCTCCAGCAACTCCATGATGGCAGCGCCCGCGCGCTTCGCAAGCCGAATGCGCTCCGAGTAGACCGCGGGGATCGTCCCGTTGCCGGGAAGTCCCAGGCCGATCGCCTCGGTCAAACAGTTCATCGAGTTGGCTGTGAAGAGTCCCGCGCAGCTGCCGCAGGTCGGGCAGGCGGCGTCCTCCAGCTCGCGGAGATCGGCCTCGTCCATCTTCCCGGCGCTGACCTCGCCGACCGCTTTGAACACGGTGTCGAGGTCGACGTCCTTGCCGTGGAAGCGGCCGGCGAGCATCGGGCCGCCGGACACGACGACGGTCGGGATGTCGAGCCGGGCGGCTGCCATGAGCATGCCGGGGATGATCTTGTCGCAGTTGGGGATCATGACCATCGCGTCGAAGGCGTGCGCCTGGATGGCGAGTTCGACGCTATCTGCGATGACCTCGCGCGACGCGAGCGAGTAGCGCATGCCCGCGTGGTTCATGGCGATGCCGTCGCAGATGCCGATGGTCGCGAATTCGAGGGGGGTCCCGCCAGCCATGTAGATGCCGGCTTTGACCGCGTCGGCGATCTTGTCGAGCATCAGGTGGCCGGGAATGATGTCGTTGACCGAGTTGACGACGGCGACTATGGGCCGCGAGATCTCCTCGTCGGTGAGCCCGTTGGCCTTGAGCAGGCTGCGGTGGGGCGCCTTGGACACCCCTGCCTTCATGTGCTCGCTTCTCAGCATCATCCACCTTCCCTCATAGGTGGCCCCCGATGGTGCCGCACGAGCCGCGCTTCCCGACCGGTCAACCGGCCGAGGGTGGTGCGAGGTTGGACGAAAAAGAACCGCGGACACGTGCGTCGTCCCTCGCCGGGACGAGAGCACTGCTCCCGCGGTACCACCCCGCTTGACCTGCGTTTCCTTGGAATCCATCTGCCCCAAGAACCGCAGATCCACTCGTACGGCAGGTAACGGATGCCACCGACCCGGCCTACTTGCCGTGACTCCCTGCGAAGGTCATCCGCGTGAGTGAAGTCGTCACTGCGTTCTTCCGGGTGGCTCGGGGGACAGTTTCGAGACGTCCTGCGTCGGGTTTCCACCTTCTCCCGACTCTCTGAAGCGAGGATTGGCCTCTACTTCTCCCCTTCAACGCCATTCGCGTTCTCAGTTGTAGGACGGGAGTATACGCCACCCGACCTCGGGCAACAACAGCAGAAACTGAACGGAGCGCGTCGGGCCACGGCAACTGTCGGCCGCCGACCGCCACTCTGCTACGACAGGATCTCCAAACCAGCGACCACACCTGTGCGCCGCTCAATCATCATCCCGAGTCAGCCGCTTCGGCTCGCTACCGCCGCAGGTCAAGGTGAACATGGACGGGCTGTCGTTCTCGTCGGGCGCGACATACGACAGTGACGGTCGCGCGACTCATCCGACCATCGTGTCACCACAGAACCAATTGGTTGGGAAGGACGATCTCATGCAGTCCCCTGGCCGTGGGATCCATCACGGTCAGTCCAATGTTTGCGTCGGTGGCTGTGTACTCGGCGATCCCATGCGCGCAGTGTTCGAGCTGCACGCCTCATCACCAGGGGTGACCAAGAGCAACCCTCGGATTCGAATACTGACTTGAGCACAGTCTCACAATCTCGGTAGCTCGAGGCACGCTTCGCCGAGACGGCTTTGATTGCCTGTCGGGCGATTCGCGGATAGAGGACAGCGGCCCGCCGCTCGTCGAGCAGACACGGATTGAGGCGCATCAAATCGGCCTCAAGACTGACTCCGAGTTCAGGTTCACCGCTTCTCAGCGACCAAGGCGCCGACAGATAGTCGACAACGACATATCGCAGTATCCCGGCGGCGCACATGACCACAAGTCCGAGCAGGCACCAGATGGCGTCGAGAAGACGGGTCATCGGCAGGTCCGTACATACGTGTAGGTCTTCACGGCACTGACGACTTGCTTGTCTGTCGCAATGCGCCGGGTGAACTGAAAGGTGCAGCGGTATCCAGAGTTGGTGAACAGCTTGCGCGTCTCCCAACCCGAAACCTTAAGATACGTTGCCTTCATCGTCGTCTCACGGTAGAGCATCAGCCCAACGTGAGCCTTTCGTGCCTTCCATCCGGTTAGGTGCTTGCAGTACGCGTCCGAGACTCTGGCGAATGTACGGTCGACAACGCCAACCCACGACAGGGCCGTGCCCACCTTGTTGATGAGTCCTCTCGCCGCCCTTGTCACGGCAGTCGCTTGAACACGAGTGGCGCAGTATCCCCAGAGACGGCTACTTGCCGCCGAAGCCGCGTACTGAGTGGCCATTGCATATAGCACCTGCCTCAGCACCCAGGAATGGATCTTGTAGGAAGGAATCCACCTCGCCCACAATGCCTGGGTGTACTCCCCGCTCGGATCCACCTTCCCCACCGGCTCGCCCGCGCAGTACTGGTACGCGCTCTCCTCGCGATCGGCCCGTGCCGGGTCCTTGGAGATGAACTGCATGGTAGCAGGGTCGTAGTAGCGCTGCGAGAGGTAGTAGAGCCCCGAGTGCTCGTCGAAGGCGTAGCTCGCGTAGCGCAGCGGCTGGCGCGAGATCGCGGTCGCCTCCGGACCGTTGGAACCCCTCTCCCCTTGCCGGGCACGCGTGCCCGGCACTTCGCACGAAGCTCCGATGGCCCCCGGCCCCCAGGACGGGAACGCCGCCGGAACGGTCTCCGAGGTCGAGTCTCGCAGCGGACCCCCCGGAGGCAAGCGCAGGTTTCTTGATCCTTGGTGGTCTGACCTGCATGAGGGCGCGAAATGGGCGTGCGCACCATGCGTCCGAGTGAGCAAGCTAGCGATCGTAGCCCCCGGCCCGCCACTCCTCGAGTCGTCGCCGCGCGTTGAGGTCCGCCCGCCCAAGGTCGAACGCCGTCGGGTCGAACGGCCCGCCGTACCAGTGCCGGAACCCCTCCGGGTCCTTGGCGCGTGGATTCTTCATCGCGGCGAGAAACCCCGCATACCCCGACGTGCCCCCCACGTCTTCCGGCGGGCAGGCGTTGGCGCCTGCAATGCAGCGGGGATAGTCGGTCTCGTCGGCAGGTTCGCCGATGTTCTCGACTATCACGTCGTGCCGCCAGCCATCCCCGAAGTCGTATTCGTACTTGAACCGCTTCACACCTTGATCGAGGATCTCGTAGAGCATGACGGACTCCTCGTCCTCGTCCTCCTCACCGGGGAATCCGAAGTCGTCGGGATACCCGATCGATCTCTCGCCGACGGTGAATCGATGCAGGTGGCACTCCTCCCACCCCATGACCGCATTGATGACGGAATGTAGCTCGCCCATAGTCACGTCATCCCAGACTTCGACTCGACGCCAGACTGCAGGTCGCACGTCTCGCAACGTGATCTTGAGCCGGACGATCATCTCGTCGCCGATGTACCCAACGTTGGCCTTCAGTTCCGGCGCGAGTTCGGTGACGAGCGCGTCGGTGCGCTGCAGGCACTCGACAACGTCGACGTGTGACACCAACCCTGTCGCGCCGCACCAAAGCGCGAATTCCGAGATAAGTGACGCCGCGAGCACGACTACCACCTCTTCACCGGGGCGTGCACCAGATCGCACGGCCTCGATGAAGGGATCCGCCGCCCGCATTGCCCCGTCAGGACCGAAGTACTGGGAGAACGACAACCCATCATCGCGGGTCGCCTTGTCGAACACGGCGCCGTCCCACTCATCCAATGTCTCCGGACCACTCCGGTCGAGGAACGCGATCCAGCCGTCCACGAGCATGCGCTCGATGTCGGCAGCCTCGGCATCAGGAGCGGGGCGGTGTTCCCAGAAGCGCTCGATCGCGTCTCGAGCGCTAACGCTCTCAGATGGGACGAAGCCCGGACCGTCAGTGTCACTGTCCGGCTCTTCCGGACCCAGATCGAACCCGATGAGCTCATCAAACAGAGGCGTTACCGACCACGGCACCGAGATCAAAGCAGCTACCGAGAGCGGCGCTAGATCCTCGGCCGGGGCAATAAGGCCGAAATCCCGCAGCGGTGCCATGACGTAGGCATAGAGCGCCCACGCGCGCATGAGTTCGTATGGGAAGAAGTCGTCGCGATCGCCGACCCACACATCGTCGTCGGTAGGCACTCGCTCGGCGAGCTCAGTGGCGGTGAACGGCCCTTCCCACTGGCGCATCGCCCACAACGTGGTCGCGATGCCTTGCTGCATGACCGCATCCTCCGGGAGCAAGGCAGACAAGTATCCGAGGTTCAGTTTACCGAAGAATGCTCGAAACACGACGCCGAACAGATCGCCGATGCGCTCGGGGATTGCAAGTGCCGCCCCGGCCTTCGTCAGATGGAACCGGCCCTTGCGCTTCCGCACCAGTCCAGCGAGTTCAAGGGTCACGCGCAGGTGGTGCAAACGCGGGACGTCCTGCTCGTCGAGAACCTTGCGGCCTGCGACTATCTGGGCTCTCTCCGAGGAACGCACATCCATGGCCTCGAATACCCGGCCCACGAACGCCCGCTCGAGATTGCCGAGTGTCGCGGTCGCTCGCGGCGGGGCATCCGCGATGGCGGAAAGAAAGGTCTGCGCGTTGACGACCATCATGCAGGGCGAATACGCGTCTTGACCCAGGTCCGTACGAAGTCGCAGAACGCCGTTCTCGTTCGTGATCTCGGACTCGACGAGTCGCACGAACTGGGCGGGTGAGATGTGGCTGGCCAAGCTGCTTCTCCTACTCTGGGCGATCGACACCGAACCACGCAAGCGTAGCATGTGCAAGGACGGTCCGGCGCTAGTCGGCTTTCGAAAGACCGCTCGACTGTGTCGGACCCCCGATGTACACTCAGAGTGTGTATCTGCCGTGTGTATTGGAGCGTGCATCATGGCCCGAGTCAACATCACCATCCCGGACGGCCTGCTCGACGACATCGACCGGACGGCGAGAGCCATCGGCCAGACGCGCAGTGGCTTCTTGCAGGAGGCTGGCGCACGCTACATCACCGCCACCGCCGAGGAGCACGAGCGTGTCGAGCGCGCACAGCGCGTCGAGCGCGCCCGGCAACGTGCGCGCAAGATCGGTGATCGCCTGGCCCCCGGACCCGACGGAGCGACCCTGATACGAGAGCTTCGAGACGCTCCCCCACGGTTGACGCGCGAGGAGAACGCCGGCGATGTCTGACGACCTCCTAACCTGGACCCCAACCCCGCTGGTCGTCGATGCGTCTGTGGGCTTCAAGTGGTTCGCCACCCACGAGCCGGGTGCCGATGCCGCCGCTCGTGTTCTGGCCGAACATGGCGATGGACACGTTGCGCTCATGGTGCCGGAACACATGCTGATCGAGATCACCCACGCGCTCGGCCGGCGGCAGGCAGGCGATGAGCTTGCGACCGCCATCGACGCGCTCTTTGACTTCGAATTGTTTGTGATTCCCCTTGACCGCGACCTCCTCCGGGAAGCCGCCCGCATATCGACCGAAGAGCGCATCGCACTCTACGACGCCGTGTACGTGGCGCTCGCTGCGCG from Actinomycetota bacterium includes the following:
- the ilvD gene encoding dihydroxy-acid dehydratase — encoded protein: MRSEHMKAGVSKAPHRSLLKANGLTDEEISRPIVAVVNSVNDIIPGHLMLDKIADAVKAGIYMAGGTPLEFATIGICDGIAMNHAGMRYSLASREVIADSVELAIQAHAFDAMVMIPNCDKIIPGMLMAAARLDIPTVVVSGGPMLAGRFHGKDVDLDTVFKAVGEVSAGKMDEADLRELEDAACPTCGSCAGLFTANSMNCLTEAIGLGLPGNGTIPAVYSERIRLAKRAGAAIMELLEAGVTARQIMTPDAIRNAMTLDMAFGGSTNTVLHLIAIAHEAGADITLDDWAAISDVTPNLVRVSPSSDYHMQDLYAAGGIPAIMHELDAAGLVKREALTVDGRTMGEIADGARNTDTAMVRPVADAYAAIGGLAVLRGNLAPDGAVVKRSAVSAEMRQHGGPARVFDCEDDAVTAILGGKIEAGDVVVIRYEGPKGGPGMPEMLTPTSAIKGIGLGNAVALITDGRFSGATSGASIGHISPEAASGGPIALVHEGDRVSIDIDAGTIQLEVSDAELAARREAWTAHEPRITTGYMARYARFVSSADKGAVVS
- a CDS encoding RHS repeat-associated core domain-containing protein — its product is MPGTRARQGERGSNGPEATAISRQPLRYASYAFDEHSGLYYLSQRYYDPATMQFISKDPARADREESAYQYCAGEPVGKVDPSGEYTQALWARWIPSYKIHSWVLRQVLYAMATQYAASAASSRLWGYCATRVQATAVTRAARGLINKVGTALSWVGVVDRTFARVSDAYCKHLTGWKARKAHVGLMLYRETTMKATYLKVSGWETRKLFTNSGYRCTFQFTRRIATDKQVVSAVKTYTYVRTCR
- a CDS encoding plasmid pRiA4b ORF-3 family protein; the protein is MASHISPAQFVRLVESEITNENGVLRLRTDLGQDAYSPCMMVVNAQTFLSAIADAPPRATATLGNLERAFVGRVFEAMDVRSSERAQIVAGRKVLDEQDVPRLHHLRVTLELAGLVRKRKGRFHLTKAGAALAIPERIGDLFGVVFRAFFGKLNLGYLSALLPEDAVMQQGIATTLWAMRQWEGPFTATELAERVPTDDDVWVGDRDDFFPYELMRAWALYAYVMAPLRDFGLIAPAEDLAPLSVAALISVPWSVTPLFDELIGFDLGPEEPDSDTDGPGFVPSESVSARDAIERFWEHRPAPDAEAADIERMLVDGWIAFLDRSGPETLDEWDGAVFDKATRDDGLSFSQYFGPDGAMRAADPFIEAVRSGARPGEEVVVVLAASLISEFALWCGATGLVSHVDVVECLQRTDALVTELAPELKANVGYIGDEMIVRLKITLRDVRPAVWRRVEVWDDVTMGELHSVINAVMGWEECHLHRFTVGERSIGYPDDFGFPGEEDEDEESVMLYEILDQGVKRFKYEYDFGDGWRHDVIVENIGEPADETDYPRCIAGANACPPEDVGGTSGYAGFLAAMKNPRAKDPEGFRHWYGGPFDPTAFDLGRADLNARRRLEEWRAGGYDR
- a CDS encoding type II toxin-antitoxin system HicB family antitoxin: MARVNITIPDGLLDDIDRTARAIGQTRSGFLQEAGARYITATAEEHERVERAQRVERARQRARKIGDRLAPGPDGATLIRELRDAPPRLTREENAGDV
- a CDS encoding type II toxin-antitoxin system VapC family toxin, with amino-acid sequence MSDDLLTWTPTPLVVDASVGFKWFATHEPGADAAARVLAEHGDGHVALMVPEHMLIEITHALGRRQAGDELATAIDALFDFELFVIPLDRDLLREAARISTEERIALYDAVYVALAARFDAELVTADARQAATRSCRVKLIT